The stretch of DNA TCATTATTCAAACTTATTAAAAAGTGTTGTATATAAAGCGCAATAAGTGACGTTTTAATGATAAAAATAATTACTATAATTTTAGTAATTGTTTTTTTGATATCGAATGCTTCTTGAGTTATAGCGTCCATATCTAATAACTCTTTTACCACTTTTCAGTGCTGCTAAAACTTCATTTTTAGTTGCATCATTTCCTAATGATTTTGTTTCATTAGCGCCAAAAACGGCATAAATAATTTCTGCTTTTTCATGTAAATAACGAAGATGTTAACTTGATCACCATTGACTTGCTTTATTTTATCAATTAGTATAATATCTTTATCTTCAAATAAGCGGCTCTATCGAATCACCATTGACCTGTAATGAAAAGTTGTGATTAAGTGTGTGTCCGTTGTATTGTGTTGTAGATCTATTAACGTTTCTCCTATACTTGCCGTAACATAGCCATAAGTAGTTACTTCTGACGAAACGATATTGTCCAAATTGATTGTTTTGCACTTCTAGTTGATTATTGGCGCAATCAAGTACGCATTCTTGATGAGGAGGCGTGAATTGTAGGATATGTATGCGATAGCGTTGTCATCTTTATAAATAGCATCTATATCACTTTTTCTAACCCCAAAAATGCCAGCTATTCTTTGCATGACTCTGTTCAGCTCATGTAATACTGCTGAGTTCTATTTTTATGCAAATCTTTTTTATTTATTACTTCATTATTGCCAATACTAATTTCAAAAAGTGTAGTTATCGACATTACAACAATAGGTAAAATTAGTATAATCATTATTTTATTTTGTATACAAATTCACACCAATATGGTTTATATCATCAGATTTTAAATTTTTATTATCTTCATAAATTTTATCTATTTGGTAGGCATTTTCTCCTTTCCAATCATAAATATCAAAAGAATAATTTTTTGAAGTCTTCATATCAATTTCAATTAATCCTGTGCTTACATTGATCCTTTTATTGTGGTTAAGTGCACTTCTATACGAATAGCGGAAGAATCTACCGTTTTATTATCTCCATATATATTTATAAATTTATACGGTATAAATGGAACTAAATCTTTGTTTGGGAACAGATCATACCAAAAACTCTCATGGTCTTTTTCAATAAATTTGATATAACCTGTTTCAAATGCAGAGCCGTCACGCTCATATAACTTTTTCTCTCTAGTCAACCAATTTCTAACTTTATAATCAAGTTCTTGGACTGTAACATTTACTTTATTTGTATTAATTATGAAAGAAAATTTTTGTCTATTGTCAACAGTAGCTGAGACAACAATGCCGTTACTATTAGTATTGTCGGAAGAATGCAAAGTTAATCCTCCATACATACAAACCCCATTAAAAATGATTTTTTCGTCAGTTTCGTTCTTAGGTACTAAACAAGTATAATAATAAGGTACTCCAAAAACATCAACCTGATTATTTTTATATTTATCTGCAAGTGCCTTATTTGCAAGTTCGGTTCTCACTTCTTTATAGCCAGAATAAGAAATAGGAAAAATTAAATCATGTTGCAAAAACTGTCTAGTATTTTTAATGTTTTCTGCCATTATCGGTGTATTCATATATAGAACTTCAATATTTCCCATAGTTCCTTT from Staphylococcus lutrae encodes:
- a CDS encoding exotoxin beta-grasp domain-containing protein, coding for MFKKSFFSIVITIFILILCYIPITNAQPDPKPEELNKVSEYKKNKGTMGNIEVLYMNTPIMAENIKNTRQFLQHDLIFPISYSGYKEVRTELANKALADKYKNNQVDVFGVPYYYTCLVPKNETDEKIIFNGVCMYGGLTLHSSDNTNSNGIVVSATVDNRQKFSFIINTNKVNVTVQELDYKVRNWLTREKKLYERDGSAFETGYIKFIEKDHESFWYDLFPNKDLVPFIPYKFINIYGDNKTVDSSAIRIEVHLTTIKGSM